From one Asterias amurensis chromosome 14, ASM3211899v1 genomic stretch:
- the LOC139947376 gene encoding D-beta-hydroxybutyrate dehydrogenase, mitochondrial-like encodes MLIEVVAVVTAVAFVFLLSRRAASSQTVCPRNKAVLITGCDTGFGHELAHFLHQLGFTVFAGCLNSEGEGAKKLQDVDSQSMSSVGGVSEMSKGEARGRLHVIQLDITKEGQVIEAVQRLTNILSAESIALWAVVNNAGISIFGDVEFCGMKVYQRLADTNLWGTIRVCKAFLPLIRKAKGRIVNVTSILGRQGSPGRSCYVATKYALEGFTQCLRYEMRRWGVQVIVVEPGNYIAATGIFTQEKIDKIAEELERDLPAEVRESYGEDFFQSRVQRMRHFTRIGDTDKQPVVDAMVAAVIDVNPQIRYEPKTLYWRIRTFVMCCLPQLVGDFFYHSDT; translated from the exons ATGTTGATTGAGGTTGTTGCCGTGGTCACTGCTGTGGCCTTTGTGTTTCTTCTCAGTCGGCGTGCAGCCTCATCACAGACAGTTTGTCCTCGGAACAAGGCTGTTCTAATTACAGGTTGTGATACTGGATTTGGACATGAGCTTGCCCATTTCCTTCATCAGTTGGGTTTTACTGTTTTTGCTGGCTGTCTTAATAGTGAAGGAGAAGGAGCTAAAAAGCTACAGGATGTTGACTCTCAAAGCATGTCATCAGTGGGTGGGGTTTCGGAGATGTCAAAGGGTGAAGCTAGAGGGAGGCTACATGTTATTCAGTTGGATATCACCAAAGAGGGACAAGTGATTGAGGCTGTGCAACGGCTTACTAACATTCTTTCAGCAGAGTCAATAG CTTTGTGGGCTGTAGTTAACAACGCGGGTATTTCCATATTTGGTGATGTAGAGTTCTGTGGAATGAAAGTCTATCAGCGACTGGCAGATACAAACCTGTGGGGCACCATTCGTGTTTGCAAGGCATTTCTACCCCTtattcgcaaagcaaaag GACGAATTGTAAACGTGACGAGCATCTTAGGCCGTCAGGGGTCACCTGGACGGTCTTGTTATGTCGCAACAAAGTACGCACTGGAGGGTTTTACGCAGTGTTTGCGGTACGAGATGCGCAGATGGGGTGTACAGGTCATCGTAGTGGAACCGGGAAACTACATCGCGGCTACTGGCATCTTTACCCAAGAGAAAATTGACAAGATCGCTGAGGAGTTGGAGAGGGATTTGCCTGCCGAGGTCAGAGAGTCTTATGGTGAAGACTTCTTTCAGTCTCGCGTTCAACGGATGCGGCATTTTACGCGCATTGGGGACACTGATAAACAGCCGGTTGTAGATGCAATGGTTGCTGCAGTTATAGATGTGAATCCACAGATCAGATACGAACCAAAGACTTTGTATTGGCGGATCCGCACCTTTGTCATGTGTTGTCTGCCTCAACTAGTTGGGGATTTCTTCTACCATTCGGACACTTAA